The following proteins are encoded in a genomic region of Nicotiana sylvestris chromosome 4, ASM39365v2, whole genome shotgun sequence:
- the LOC138889541 gene encoding uncharacterized protein has translation MQRTLRVMNTTTTEAVELAFYRLRDVAVNWYESWEMFRGEDAPPVVWPEFTEAFLCHYLPPELRRDIVDQFLTLRWGNMSVREYNLQFDLLARYAPTIPDMDIFRIHAYTHGVEECKQKQMMDREHDRAQNKKVRYSGPSGPGQPSRASGSQYRDDSSQMRPPLPRCAQCAQPAGCVPGSPSLVHPPGKGSKAPMSRGRCRGGASSSSGPQNRIYSLAGRQDHESSPDVVTGILSVFSYDVYALIEPGSTLSYVTLLAASMFGIKPKLVEPFEVSTPVGDSVIAKQAYRDCIIVVHGQSTIADLIKLDMVEFHVIMGMDWLASNHANIDCRSKIVRFQFLGEPILE, from the exons atgcagaggacgttaagggtaatgaaCACCACTACGACTGAGGCAGTTGAGCTTGCTttctatagactccgagatgttgcagttaattggtacgagtcttgggaaatgttcagaggtgaggatgcccctccagtaGTATGGccggagtttacagaagcttttctttgtCATTATCTACCCCCGGAGCTTAGACGGGACATAGTTGATCAATTCTTGACCCTTCGGtggggtaacatgagtgttcgggagtacaatcTTCAGTTTGATTTactggctaggtatgctcccactatt ccagacatggatatttttcgtattcatgcatACACTCATGGTGTAGAGGAATGTAAGCAGAAGCAGATGAtggatcgtgagcatgatagggcccagaataagaaaGTAAGGTattcgggtccttctg GGCCTGGTCAGCCTtccagggcctcaggttctcagtatagggatGATTCAAGTCAGATGAGGccgcccttgccacgatgtgctcaGTGTG ctcagccagcgggATGTGTACCTGGTTCGCCATCATTAGTACACCCCCCTGGGAAAGGTTCaaaagcaccaatgagtcgtggtagatgcagaggcggagcatctagctcaagcggtcctcagaaccgcatttattCATTGGCAGGACGACAGGATCATGAGTCAtcacctgatgttgttacaggtatattatcagtcttctcatatgatgtgtatgcactGATTGAGCCAGGctccaccttatcatatgttactctGTTAGCCGCTAGtatgtttggaataaaacctaaattggttgaaccttttgaggtgtctacacctgttggggactcagtgatagcaaagcaagcatatagagattgtataatagtagttcatggtcaATCTACCATAGCGGACCTAAtcaagttagatatggtagaatttcatgttataatgggtatggattggttggcttctaatcatgccaacattgattgtagatcaaagatagtccgatttcaatttctaggggagcctattttggagtga
- the LOC138889542 gene encoding uncharacterized protein, whose translation MRLGSQVIPKRSGFKYLGSVKEDGDIEEDATHRIGMGWMKWRLASIVLCDKKVSPLLKEEMRMLRWMHGHTRMDKIRNEDIRENVGVAPMDEKMQKARLR comes from the exons ATGAGGCTTGGATCACAGGTTATTCCTAAGAGAAGcggtttcaagtaccttgggtcggttaagGAGGATGGAGATATCGAGGAGGATGCCACACACCGtatagggatggggtggatgaaatggaggttagcatctaTAGTCCtatgtgacaagaaagtgtcaccactactcaaag aagaaatgaggatgttgaggtggatgcatggacacactaggatggataagattaggaatgaagatattcgggagaatgTAGGCGTGGCTCCCATGGATGAGAAGATGCAGAAAGCGAGGCTCAGATAG